In one window of Leifsonia sp. Root112D2 DNA:
- a CDS encoding MFS transporter, translated as MSEPVETDAPIRKPIFADLTPLRQSKPFARLWAGGAISGIGSQMTIVAIGLQIYDLTSSTLAVALVALFALVPMVIFGLYGGMLADAFDRRTVALIAAIVAWTSTATIATLAWLQVETVWPLYLLTTVNAVASTVIGSTRAAILPRLLPASLLPAASALQGISTGVMITLGPALAGVLVATVGFGWTYSVDVLLFVAAFMGIATLPHIVPEGGSQRPGLRSLADGIRFLKSAPNVRMTFIVDIIAMTFGQPRVLYPAVGALLLGGGAITVGILTAAFAVGALLSSVFSGPLGHVRMQGRAIGRAILAFGASTLAFGLVLAVMATGWFGPVSSAIADANVPALVLACVFLAAAGASDNISAIFRMTILQAAVPDAMRGRIQGVFTVVVTGGPRLGDLFAGFLTAVAALWFPPVLGGIVIMVAILLVVRLQRSFRAYDAKNPTP; from the coding sequence GTGAGTGAACCCGTCGAAACCGACGCCCCGATACGCAAGCCGATCTTCGCCGACCTCACGCCGCTGCGGCAAAGCAAGCCGTTCGCGCGGTTGTGGGCCGGGGGCGCGATCTCGGGCATCGGCTCGCAGATGACGATCGTGGCCATCGGCCTGCAGATCTACGACCTCACCTCCTCGACCCTCGCCGTGGCTCTGGTCGCACTCTTTGCCCTCGTTCCGATGGTCATCTTCGGCCTCTACGGGGGCATGCTTGCGGATGCCTTCGACCGCCGCACCGTGGCCCTGATCGCCGCGATAGTCGCCTGGACGTCGACGGCCACCATCGCAACCCTCGCCTGGCTGCAAGTCGAGACCGTATGGCCGCTGTACCTGCTGACCACCGTCAACGCCGTCGCCTCCACGGTGATCGGCAGCACGCGCGCGGCCATCCTGCCGCGGCTGCTGCCCGCCTCGCTGCTGCCCGCGGCATCCGCCCTGCAGGGCATCAGCACCGGCGTCATGATCACCCTCGGCCCGGCGCTGGCCGGTGTTCTCGTCGCCACCGTCGGCTTCGGCTGGACCTACAGCGTCGACGTGCTGCTGTTCGTTGCGGCATTCATGGGCATCGCGACCCTGCCGCACATCGTGCCCGAGGGCGGATCGCAACGGCCCGGGCTGCGCTCGCTGGCGGACGGCATCCGCTTTCTCAAGAGTGCGCCGAACGTTCGCATGACCTTCATCGTCGACATCATCGCCATGACGTTCGGCCAGCCCCGTGTGCTGTACCCGGCCGTCGGCGCGCTGCTTCTGGGCGGCGGGGCCATCACGGTGGGTATTCTCACGGCAGCGTTCGCCGTCGGCGCGCTGCTGAGCAGCGTCTTCTCCGGCCCGCTCGGCCACGTGCGCATGCAGGGTCGGGCGATAGGGCGGGCGATCCTGGCGTTCGGAGCGTCCACGCTCGCCTTCGGGCTCGTGCTGGCCGTCATGGCGACGGGCTGGTTCGGTCCGGTGAGCTCAGCCATTGCGGATGCCAACGTGCCGGCTCTCGTGCTGGCCTGCGTCTTTCTTGCCGCAGCAGGGGCATCCGACAACATCAGCGCCATCTTCCGCATGACCATCCTGCAGGCGGCGGTGCCGGATGCCATGCGCGGACGCATTCAGGGAGTCTTCACCGTTGTCGTGACGGGTGGCCCGCGTCTGGGCGATCTCTTTGCCGGGTTTCTGACGGCGGTGGCCGCCCTGTGGTTCCCGCCCGTGTTGGGCGGCATCGTCATCATGGTGGCGATTCTGCTCGTGGTGCGACTGCAGCGCTCGTTCCGCGCCTACGACGCGAAGAACCCGACGCCGTAG
- a CDS encoding VOC family protein has translation MPVFTSSAAQGHPNLIDLMTTDRVGASEFYAGLFGWEYFSVPMPGASPLITATQGGERVAVISEEPVFLVEEGVPPQWQVYLQVDDLATAAGRIEAAGGTILAPFATHMGSTQILVAEDPCGAAVSFRNVVGDGDTRVEDEPGALGWLELVAEDYESTFDFYREIAGLGTTTMPMGDGQPAYTLFTAGTESVAGAWPPTSPGTHPHWRVYFEVENLDATLAIARSLGAELADDPAAAPGVGRWAVLNDPQGAEFALLQPE, from the coding sequence ATGCCCGTCTTCACCTCGTCAGCTGCGCAGGGGCATCCGAATCTCATCGATCTCATGACCACCGACCGTGTCGGCGCGAGCGAGTTTTACGCCGGGCTTTTCGGCTGGGAGTATTTCAGCGTTCCCATGCCGGGGGCCTCTCCGCTGATCACCGCGACGCAGGGCGGTGAGCGCGTTGCCGTCATCAGCGAGGAGCCGGTTTTTCTCGTCGAGGAGGGTGTTCCGCCGCAATGGCAGGTGTACCTGCAGGTCGACGATCTGGCGACGGCCGCGGGGCGCATCGAGGCGGCGGGCGGCACGATTCTGGCACCGTTCGCCACGCACATGGGATCGACGCAGATCCTGGTCGCGGAAGATCCCTGTGGCGCGGCCGTCAGCTTTCGCAACGTCGTCGGCGACGGCGACACGCGCGTGGAAGACGAGCCGGGGGCGCTCGGCTGGCTGGAGCTCGTGGCGGAGGACTACGAGTCGACCTTCGATTTCTATCGAGAGATCGCCGGGCTTGGAACCACCACAATGCCGATGGGCGACGGCCAGCCCGCCTACACCTTGTTCACAGCGGGCACCGAATCCGTTGCGGGCGCGTGGCCGCCCACGTCGCCCGGCACGCATCCGCACTGGCGCGTGTATTTCGAGGTGGAGAACCTGGATGCAACGCTCGCGATAGCGCGCAGCCTCGGCGCCGAACTGGCGGATGACCCTGCCGCGGCACCGGGAGTGGGCCGCTGGGCCGTGCTGAACGACCCGCAGGGTGCGGAGTTTGCCCTGCTGCAACCGGAGTAG
- a CDS encoding cobalamin-independent methionine synthase II family protein, with amino-acid sequence MHGSSERIQTTHAGSLPRTPELIAANEARGFDDDGFTLARTPEFVRLESDAVAAIVRRQSETGITIANDGEYGKAMSSPVDYGAWWTYSFQRTAGLSLTEFNPITSAPVRSTPGNVRLTSMADRRDWTVFAEAYRDPTSGIQLGRNATKFPTATGPISYVGQEAIARDIANFQAGLDAAGASQGFITSLSPGSASRIGNDYYATDEEFVWAWAEVLREEYMAIIEAGLVVQIDDPSVAENWDQINPEPSVEDYRAFTRIRIEALNHALRGLPEEQIRFHLCWGSWHGPHTTDIELEHIVDLMLEINAGAYSFEAANARHEHEWRIWEDVKLPEGKVILPGIVGHATNVVEHPLLVAERIERFASLVGRERVVASTDCGLGGRIHPQIAWAKLDSLAKGAEIATQRLWA; translated from the coding sequence ATGCACGGCAGCAGCGAACGCATCCAGACCACTCACGCTGGCAGCCTGCCGCGCACGCCCGAGTTGATCGCCGCCAACGAGGCGCGCGGTTTCGACGACGACGGCTTCACGTTGGCACGAACGCCGGAGTTCGTTCGGCTCGAGTCGGATGCCGTTGCGGCCATCGTCAGGCGCCAGAGCGAGACCGGCATCACCATCGCCAACGACGGCGAGTACGGCAAGGCCATGTCGAGTCCGGTGGACTACGGCGCGTGGTGGACGTATTCCTTTCAGCGCACCGCCGGTCTTTCGCTCACCGAGTTCAACCCGATCACCTCCGCGCCCGTGCGATCGACGCCGGGCAACGTCAGGCTCACCTCCATGGCCGACCGCCGTGACTGGACCGTCTTCGCCGAGGCCTACCGCGACCCGACGAGCGGCATACAGCTCGGCAGGAACGCAACGAAGTTTCCCACCGCGACGGGCCCGATCAGCTACGTCGGCCAGGAGGCCATAGCCCGTGACATCGCCAACTTCCAGGCCGGGCTGGATGCCGCGGGCGCTTCCCAGGGCTTCATCACCTCCCTCTCCCCCGGCTCCGCCAGCCGCATCGGAAACGACTATTACGCGACAGACGAGGAATTCGTCTGGGCCTGGGCCGAGGTGTTGCGCGAGGAATACATGGCCATCATCGAGGCGGGCCTCGTCGTGCAGATCGACGACCCCTCGGTCGCCGAGAATTGGGACCAGATCAATCCCGAACCGAGCGTCGAGGACTACCGCGCGTTCACACGCATCCGCATCGAGGCGCTCAACCACGCGCTGCGCGGGCTGCCCGAGGAGCAGATTCGCTTTCACCTCTGCTGGGGCAGCTGGCACGGCCCGCACACCACGGATATCGAACTGGAGCACATCGTGGATCTCATGCTCGAGATCAACGCCGGCGCCTACTCGTTCGAGGCCGCCAACGCGCGTCACGAGCATGAGTGGCGCATCTGGGAGGACGTGAAGCTGCCCGAGGGCAAAGTGATTCTGCCGGGGATCGTGGGGCACGCGACCAATGTGGTCGAGCATCCGCTTCTGGTGGCCGAGCGCATCGAGCGCTTCGCCTCGCTCGTCGGACGCGAGCGGGTGGTCGCCTCCACCGATTGCGGTCTCGGCGGGCGCATTCACCCCCAGATCGCCTGGGCCAAGCTGGACTCACTCGCGAAGGGCGCCGAGATAGCCACGCAGCGGCTCTGGGCGTAG
- the gdhA gene encoding NADP-specific glutamate dehydrogenase, translated as MPEARIETIFKDVLRRNSGEVEFHQAAREVFESLGKVIEKHPHYADASVLERICEPERQIIFRVPWVDDSNHVRINRGFRVEFNSALGPYKGGLRFHPSVTLGTVKFLGFEQIFKNALTGLPIGGGKGGSDFDPKGKSEGEIMRFCQSFMTELYRHIGEYRDVPAGDIGVGGREIGYLFGQYKRITNRYESGVLTGKGVGWGGSRARTEATGYGAVFFAEQMLATRGQSFDGKRVLVSGSGNVAIYAIEKVHQLGGVVVACSDSSGVVYDKDGLDFELLQQVKEVERGRLSTYAERRGSASEYRAGANVWSIAGETKIDVAVPSATQNELDEADAKVLVASGISAVAEGANMPSTPEAVRVFNQGGVLFGPGKAANAGGVATSALEMQQNASRDSWSFEHTEERLAEIMRNIHESCATTADEYGEPGNYVLGANVAGFTRVADAMLALGVI; from the coding sequence GTGCCCGAAGCTCGTATCGAAACTATTTTCAAGGACGTTCTGCGCCGCAATTCGGGCGAGGTGGAGTTTCACCAGGCCGCTCGTGAGGTCTTCGAGTCCCTGGGCAAAGTCATTGAAAAACACCCGCATTACGCGGATGCCTCGGTGCTGGAACGCATCTGCGAGCCCGAGCGCCAGATCATTTTTCGGGTTCCGTGGGTCGACGACTCCAATCACGTGCGGATCAACCGCGGCTTCCGGGTGGAGTTCAACTCCGCGCTCGGCCCGTACAAGGGTGGCCTGCGCTTTCACCCCTCGGTGACCCTGGGCACCGTCAAGTTTCTCGGTTTCGAGCAGATCTTCAAGAATGCGCTCACGGGCCTGCCCATCGGTGGTGGCAAGGGCGGCAGCGACTTCGATCCGAAGGGCAAGAGCGAGGGCGAGATCATGCGTTTCTGCCAGTCGTTCATGACCGAGCTCTACCGCCACATCGGCGAGTACCGTGACGTTCCAGCCGGAGACATCGGCGTGGGAGGCCGTGAGATCGGCTACCTGTTCGGGCAGTACAAGCGCATCACCAACCGTTACGAGTCCGGCGTGCTCACCGGCAAGGGAGTCGGCTGGGGCGGATCGCGGGCGCGCACCGAGGCCACCGGATACGGCGCCGTCTTCTTCGCCGAGCAGATGCTGGCGACGCGCGGGCAGAGCTTTGACGGCAAGCGGGTGCTCGTCTCGGGATCCGGCAACGTGGCGATCTACGCCATCGAGAAGGTGCACCAGCTGGGCGGTGTCGTCGTGGCCTGCTCAGACTCCTCCGGTGTGGTCTACGACAAAGACGGCCTGGACTTCGAACTGCTGCAGCAGGTCAAGGAGGTCGAGCGCGGGCGGCTCAGTACCTATGCAGAGCGGCGCGGGTCGGCGTCCGAATATCGCGCCGGTGCCAACGTGTGGAGCATCGCGGGTGAGACGAAGATCGATGTAGCGGTTCCGTCGGCAACGCAGAATGAGCTTGACGAGGCGGATGCGAAGGTGCTCGTCGCATCCGGAATCAGCGCTGTGGCCGAGGGCGCGAACATGCCCTCGACCCCCGAGGCGGTGCGGGTCTTCAACCAGGGCGGCGTGCTGTTCGGGCCGGGCAAGGCCGCGAATGCCGGAGGCGTAGCGACATCGGCGCTCGAGATGCAGCAGAACGCATCGCGCGACTCGTGGAGCTTCGAGCACACGGAGGAGCGCCTCGCAGAGATCATGCGCAACATTCACGAGAGCTGCGCGACGACCGCCGACGAGTACGGCGAGCCGGGCAACTACGTGTTGGGCGCGAATGTAGCGGGCTTCACCCGCGTGGCCGACGCGATGCTCGCCCTCGGCGTCATCTGA
- a CDS encoding fumarylacetoacetate hydrolase family protein — translation MRFAHLGIDARHKPRLAVVLGEGAIFLDEVMDAAPRDLQDVLERGDDEVARIRSIVDAAVSAGREPVPVSGLRHASAVLRPPQIIAIGANYAAHSDELKLRVEKAATVFSLWPNSLAGHEGTTSWPAELSTQVDYEAELGVIIGRPARDVSVRDALDYVFGYTVVNDITARDLQFSEAQWSRCKSFDGFTPTGPVVITADEIADPQDLWLTTNLDGHILQDASTGDMVRSVAEIIAFLSRSATLQPGTLISTGSPGGAGYSRKPPIFLGDQATVTVSVAGIGSLTTYCRIL, via the coding sequence GTGAGATTCGCGCACCTCGGCATTGACGCCCGCCACAAGCCTCGGCTCGCCGTCGTGCTCGGTGAAGGCGCCATCTTTCTTGATGAGGTGATGGATGCCGCGCCGCGCGACCTGCAAGACGTGCTGGAGCGCGGGGATGACGAGGTCGCACGCATCCGCTCGATCGTCGATGCCGCGGTCTCTGCGGGCCGCGAGCCTGTGCCGGTGAGTGGGCTGCGCCACGCATCCGCCGTGCTGCGGCCACCGCAGATCATCGCTATCGGCGCGAACTACGCCGCGCACTCCGACGAGCTGAAGCTGCGCGTGGAGAAGGCCGCCACGGTGTTCTCGCTGTGGCCGAACTCGCTGGCCGGGCACGAGGGCACGACGTCGTGGCCCGCGGAGCTCTCGACCCAGGTGGACTACGAGGCCGAACTCGGTGTGATCATCGGCCGGCCGGCGCGCGACGTCTCGGTGCGCGATGCGCTCGACTATGTCTTCGGATACACCGTCGTCAACGACATCACGGCACGCGACCTGCAGTTCTCCGAGGCGCAGTGGTCGAGGTGCAAGTCATTCGACGGCTTCACGCCAACGGGGCCCGTCGTGATCACCGCGGATGAGATCGCCGACCCGCAGGATCTCTGGCTCACCACGAATCTCGATGGGCACATCCTGCAGGACGCCTCTACGGGCGACATGGTGCGCTCGGTTGCCGAGATCATCGCGTTTCTCTCGCGCTCGGCGACGCTGCAGCCGGGAACGCTCATCTCCACGGGAAGCCCGGGTGGTGCGGGCTATTCGCGCAAGCCGCCGATCTTTCTCGGCGACCAGGCCACCGTAACGGTCTCGGTGGCGGGCATCGGCTCGCTGACGACCTATTGCCGCATTCTCTGA
- a CDS encoding FKBP-type peptidyl-prolyl cis-trans isomerase — translation MTDSTHSKPEVDAPVGPAPEQLEIVDIAVGDGAEAAAGSTVDVHYLGVGYDSGEEFDSSWSRGQSINFPLNNLIRGWQEGIPGMKVGGRRKLTVPPHLAYGPAGGHPLGGQTLIFVIDLLGVS, via the coding sequence ATGACAGATTCAACTCACTCCAAGCCCGAAGTCGACGCGCCCGTCGGCCCCGCTCCCGAGCAGCTCGAGATCGTGGACATCGCCGTGGGCGACGGTGCTGAGGCAGCCGCCGGCTCCACCGTCGACGTGCACTACCTCGGCGTCGGCTATGACTCCGGCGAGGAGTTCGACTCCTCGTGGAGCCGCGGCCAGTCCATCAACTTTCCGCTCAACAACCTCATTCGGGGCTGGCAGGAGGGCATCCCCGGCATGAAGGTCGGCGGCCGCCGCAAGCTCACCGTTCCTCCGCACCTCGCGTACGGCCCGGCCGGCGGTCACCCGCTCGGCGGCCAGACGCTCATCTTCGTGATCGACCTGCTCGGCGTCAGCTGA
- a CDS encoding adenine phosphoribosyltransferase, with translation MSPETASAAVERLLASIPDFPEPGILFRDLAPVFADAGAFRSITNELLARFEGRFDAVAGVEARGFVLAAAAAYASNTGLVIIRKPGKLPGDVLTERYDLEYGSAELQLEPGHLPAGSRVLILDDVLATGGTLAAAARLTERAGYQVAGFGVVLELDALAGRERLPGHETQALLSL, from the coding sequence GTGAGCCCCGAAACCGCATCCGCAGCCGTCGAACGACTTCTCGCCAGCATCCCCGATTTTCCCGAACCCGGCATTCTCTTTCGTGATCTTGCCCCGGTGTTCGCGGATGCCGGGGCGTTCCGTTCGATCACGAACGAACTTCTCGCCCGCTTCGAGGGCCGTTTCGACGCGGTCGCCGGCGTGGAGGCACGTGGCTTCGTTCTCGCGGCGGCAGCGGCGTATGCCTCGAACACGGGTCTCGTGATCATTCGCAAGCCCGGCAAGCTGCCCGGTGACGTGCTCACCGAGCGTTACGATCTGGAATACGGCTCGGCAGAACTGCAGCTCGAGCCCGGGCATCTGCCTGCCGGATCGCGCGTGCTGATCCTCGACGACGTGCTGGCCACGGGCGGCACGCTTGCCGCGGCCGCGCGCCTCACCGAGCGGGCGGGCTATCAGGTCGCCGGTTTCGGTGTTGTGCTCGAGCTCGACGCTCTTGCCGGCCGCGAGCGGCTGCCAGGCCACGAGACCCAGGCGCTGCTCTCGCTGTAG
- a CDS encoding HNH endonuclease signature motif containing protein, whose protein sequence is MDSFTTRIDEITGTLADVLASADVRVLSDDALLASTTAVEKLGRLIDAARVARAGEIAERSRKELGIGGLAASKGCRNANELLQRVTLVSAATAEKRMRLGLHTRAQLTLAGFSMPARFSVVAAALQSGEIGTDAALAIVHGLLPVSEHCAIDHLAVAEQELVAAATGPTPESAVAFTADQMRIQVQAWQALLDEDGTDDAEERAMRRRGFRLGRERDGLIPVNGDLMPEVAAKLARSLDSGMAPKTAPAFLSHEERATGRISDDPRSRDQQRHDVFASLIDTIARSGDTPTIGGSAPTVCVSVRAEDLRRGHGAGHIDGSDVPISMRAVKQFACTGGVQQVVFDSLDRVIELGSPQRSFTAQQRKAVTLRDGGCLIPGCQIPAGWCEIHHVQPAADAGETHTDNGVLLCWFHHRTIDTSGWEIRMNRGVPEVLAPPWIDPRADWRRATKAPTALADAIRRRAG, encoded by the coding sequence ATGGACAGCTTCACGACACGGATCGATGAGATCACCGGCACGCTTGCCGATGTGCTCGCATCCGCTGATGTGCGCGTGCTGTCAGACGACGCGCTGTTGGCCAGCACGACGGCGGTGGAAAAGCTCGGCCGGCTGATCGACGCGGCGCGAGTGGCGCGGGCCGGCGAGATTGCCGAGCGCTCACGCAAAGAGCTCGGCATCGGGGGCCTGGCGGCGTCGAAGGGATGCCGCAACGCCAATGAGTTGCTGCAGCGGGTCACGCTCGTCTCGGCCGCAACCGCGGAAAAGCGGATGCGACTCGGCCTGCACACGAGAGCGCAGCTCACGCTGGCGGGCTTCTCGATGCCTGCCCGGTTTTCTGTGGTCGCCGCTGCACTGCAGAGCGGCGAGATTGGAACGGATGCGGCGCTCGCCATCGTGCACGGTCTGCTGCCCGTCTCCGAACACTGCGCGATTGACCACCTGGCCGTTGCCGAGCAGGAACTCGTTGCGGCCGCCACTGGGCCGACTCCCGAATCCGCCGTGGCCTTCACTGCTGATCAGATGCGCATTCAGGTTCAGGCCTGGCAGGCGTTGCTCGACGAAGACGGCACCGATGACGCTGAGGAGCGGGCGATGCGTCGGCGCGGTTTCCGGCTTGGGCGTGAACGCGACGGGCTCATTCCGGTGAACGGCGATTTGATGCCCGAGGTGGCAGCCAAACTGGCCCGATCACTCGACAGCGGAATGGCTCCCAAGACGGCTCCAGCATTCCTCTCGCACGAGGAACGTGCCACGGGTCGGATCAGCGACGACCCGCGCAGCCGGGATCAGCAGCGGCACGACGTCTTCGCCTCGCTCATCGATACCATCGCGCGCAGCGGTGACACGCCCACCATCGGCGGGTCGGCGCCCACCGTCTGCGTCAGCGTGCGGGCTGAAGACCTGCGTCGCGGGCACGGTGCCGGTCACATCGATGGCTCAGACGTGCCCATCTCGATGCGAGCGGTGAAGCAATTCGCCTGCACGGGCGGCGTGCAGCAGGTGGTTTTCGACAGTCTCGACCGCGTCATCGAACTGGGCTCGCCGCAGCGCTCCTTCACTGCGCAACAGCGAAAGGCGGTCACCTTGCGTGACGGCGGATGCCTCATCCCCGGCTGCCAAATACCCGCCGGCTGGTGCGAAATCCATCACGTTCAGCCCGCCGCGGATGCTGGGGAGACTCACACAGACAATGGCGTTCTCCTCTGCTGGTTCCATCACCGCACCATTGACACATCCGGGTGGGAAATTCGCATGAACCGCGGGGTTCCCGAGGTGCTTGCACCGCCCTGGATCGACCCGCGCGCCGACTGGCGCCGCGCCACCAAGGCCCCCACCGCGCTCGCCGACGCCATCCGAAGGCGAGCCGGATGA
- a CDS encoding FAD-binding oxidoreductase, whose translation MSALERLLSELGDAVSVEAARLQAVRTDKSGWVAEGLPLALVEATSVQQVQATMRIASEYRVPVVPRGAGTGLAGGANGTNGAIVLSVARMNRILEISPQDGLAVIEPGIINAELNDALVQHGLWFAPDPASKAISSVGGNIATNAGGLLCAKYGVTREAVLGLSVVLADGRLLETGHRTVKGVTGYDLTALFVGSEGTLGVIVGATVRVLPLPEGGVRTIGAVFPDVESAAAAAASVTAAHLRPAVMELLDAPSLTLISAHLGADVVEAATGVGALETAAAGSTPIGAYLLVQFDGSAAAADAERALPLIAAEGGSARLSSDEAEGEALLAIRRAFHPSLAATGEVLIEDVAVPRSRMPEMFRAIEEIGARHGVSIPTVAHAGDGNLHPNFIYTGDTVPDAVWAAADELFQTALRLGGTLTGEHGVGVLKRRWLADELGETSFKLQSELKAVFDPLGILNPGKVF comes from the coding sequence GTGAGCGCGCTCGAGCGGCTCCTCTCCGAGCTGGGTGATGCGGTCAGCGTCGAGGCGGCGAGGCTGCAGGCGGTGCGCACCGACAAGTCCGGGTGGGTGGCCGAGGGCCTGCCGCTCGCGCTCGTCGAAGCCACGAGCGTGCAGCAGGTGCAGGCGACGATGCGCATCGCATCCGAATACCGCGTGCCGGTGGTGCCGCGCGGCGCGGGAACAGGGCTCGCCGGGGGAGCGAACGGCACCAACGGGGCCATCGTGCTGAGCGTGGCGCGCATGAACCGCATTCTCGAGATCTCGCCGCAGGATGGGCTCGCAGTCATCGAGCCCGGCATCATCAATGCGGAGCTCAACGACGCTCTCGTGCAACACGGACTCTGGTTCGCCCCCGACCCGGCCAGCAAGGCCATCTCCTCGGTCGGCGGCAACATCGCCACGAACGCCGGCGGGCTGCTCTGCGCCAAATACGGGGTCACCCGCGAGGCCGTGCTGGGGCTCAGCGTGGTGCTCGCCGACGGCAGGCTGCTGGAAACGGGCCACCGCACCGTCAAGGGTGTTACCGGGTACGACCTCACCGCGCTCTTCGTCGGCTCGGAAGGCACCCTCGGCGTGATAGTCGGTGCCACGGTGCGCGTGCTGCCGCTGCCCGAAGGCGGTGTTCGAACCATCGGTGCCGTGTTCCCGGACGTCGAATCCGCGGCCGCCGCTGCGGCATCCGTCACGGCGGCGCACCTTCGGCCCGCCGTCATGGAGCTGCTCGACGCACCGTCGCTCACACTCATCTCCGCTCATCTCGGGGCGGATGTCGTCGAGGCGGCAACCGGCGTCGGGGCCCTGGAGACCGCGGCAGCGGGATCAACGCCGATCGGCGCCTATCTTCTTGTGCAATTCGACGGATCCGCGGCCGCCGCAGACGCCGAGCGAGCATTGCCGCTCATCGCGGCCGAGGGCGGCAGCGCCCGGCTGTCGAGCGATGAGGCGGAGGGAGAGGCGCTGCTGGCGATCCGCCGGGCGTTCCACCCCTCGCTCGCGGCCACGGGCGAGGTGCTGATCGAGGATGTTGCGGTGCCACGCTCACGCATGCCCGAGATGTTCCGGGCCATCGAAGAGATCGGCGCCAGGCACGGGGTGAGCATCCCCACCGTTGCACACGCCGGCGACGGGAATCTGCACCCGAACTTCATCTACACCGGCGACACGGTTCCCGATGCCGTATGGGCCGCGGCGGACGAGTTGTTCCAGACGGCACTGCGTCTCGGCGGCACGCTCACCGGTGAGCATGGCGTCGGGGTGCTGAAGCGCCGCTGGCTCGCCGATGAACTCGGGGAGACCTCGTTCAAGTTGCAATCGGAGCTGAAGGCCGTGTTCGACCCGCTCGGCATCCTGAACCCCGGTAAGGTCTTCTGA
- a CDS encoding nucleotidyltransferase domain-containing protein, translated as MYSSDHNLEVKFVEQVADALHRLPGVEGVALGGSRAQGTNHPHSDWDLAVYYREGFDPEAIRQLGWPGQLSDLGGWGRIFNGGGKLTVDEQVIDIHYRDLGLIDQVHSDACRGDFTIEPLLFHQAGLPSYILLAELGINKTLRGHVPRWDYPEALRESAPGIWWLNADLTLHYAAEGHARHGRLAQCAGLLSEAACHTAHAILAHRGEWMTNEKQLLSKAGLRGIDGIVGQLGTQPESLLQSVSDARELLLGAVRDEGIASG; from the coding sequence ATGTATTCCTCAGATCACAATCTCGAAGTCAAATTCGTCGAGCAAGTCGCAGATGCCCTCCACCGCTTGCCCGGTGTGGAGGGCGTCGCCCTCGGTGGCTCTCGGGCGCAGGGAACCAACCACCCGCACAGCGACTGGGACTTAGCCGTCTACTATCGCGAAGGATTTGACCCGGAAGCCATCAGGCAACTCGGCTGGCCTGGCCAATTGAGTGACCTTGGAGGCTGGGGGCGGATATTCAACGGCGGTGGCAAACTGACCGTCGACGAACAGGTGATTGATATTCACTACCGCGACCTTGGACTCATCGATCAGGTTCACTCTGACGCCTGTCGAGGAGATTTCACTATCGAGCCACTGCTGTTCCACCAAGCGGGGCTTCCGAGCTACATTCTGCTGGCGGAACTCGGGATCAACAAAACGCTTCGGGGGCACGTGCCGCGGTGGGACTACCCGGAAGCACTTCGAGAATCGGCACCGGGGATCTGGTGGCTCAACGCTGACCTCACCCTGCACTACGCCGCGGAGGGCCACGCCCGACACGGCCGCCTTGCTCAATGCGCGGGACTGCTGAGCGAAGCCGCATGCCACACCGCACATGCGATTCTGGCTCATCGTGGCGAATGGATGACAAATGAAAAACAATTGTTGAGCAAGGCGGGGCTCAGAGGGATCGATGGCATTGTCGGTCAGCTTGGCACCCAACCAGAGAGCCTTCTTCAGTCCGTGAGCGACGCTCGCGAGCTGCTCCTGGGGGCCGTCCGAGACGAAGGAATCGCCTCAGGATGA